In one window of uncultured Acetobacteroides sp. DNA:
- a CDS encoding tagaturonate reductase — MKELNRKTVATTQRPIHIMQFGEGNFLRAFVDWMIDHANKKGVLNSGVVVVQPLEMGMVDMLKAQDNLYHVYLEGIKDKKMVKEVTLVESIQDALNPYSEYEKYQQYILSEELEFVVSNTTEAGIKYHDDEDIFAKPAKSFPGKVVALLHSRFEHFKGDPTKGLTFICCELIENNATTLKEYVLRHAERCNLGTDFISWVKDSCTFCDTLVDRIVPGFPRENIDEIKAEIGFNDNLVVKGEFYHVWAIAGGRDVQRRFPLDKAGLHVLFLDDIKSFRDKKVRILNGSHTALVPVGLQLGFKTVKEAFDDKLAESFINKMVAEEVLPVIDEDQNELKRFSESIIERFYNPAIKHYLETISLNSLSKWETRNFPTLKDCYVKKGKVASLTAFSLAALLTLYSGKSEITFIPNDTPEHVKFIQTVWNSENILETVSQILSNRDIWKENLMSIEPLAPTVAGFVQSILSVGMRKSLEAVLNS; from the coding sequence ATGAAAGAGTTAAATAGAAAGACGGTAGCTACTACCCAAAGACCAATACATATTATGCAGTTTGGCGAAGGCAATTTCCTTCGTGCATTTGTAGATTGGATGATTGACCATGCCAATAAGAAAGGTGTTCTCAATTCGGGTGTTGTTGTTGTGCAACCCCTCGAAATGGGCATGGTAGATATGCTCAAAGCGCAAGATAATCTATACCATGTTTACCTCGAAGGCATTAAGGATAAGAAGATGGTTAAAGAGGTGACTTTGGTTGAGTCAATTCAGGATGCTTTAAATCCTTATTCTGAATACGAAAAGTACCAGCAGTATATTCTTAGCGAGGAACTAGAGTTTGTGGTATCAAACACCACAGAAGCTGGCATAAAGTATCACGACGATGAGGATATCTTTGCAAAACCTGCTAAATCGTTCCCTGGAAAGGTTGTGGCGTTGCTACATAGCCGTTTCGAGCATTTTAAGGGAGATCCAACAAAAGGGCTTACCTTCATTTGCTGCGAACTTATTGAGAACAACGCTACAACATTAAAGGAGTATGTGCTTCGTCATGCGGAGAGATGCAACCTTGGCACCGATTTTATTAGTTGGGTTAAAGATTCCTGTACCTTCTGCGATACGCTGGTAGATAGAATTGTTCCTGGTTTCCCAAGAGAAAATATAGATGAAATTAAGGCTGAAATTGGCTTTAATGACAATCTTGTGGTTAAGGGAGAGTTCTACCATGTTTGGGCAATTGCTGGTGGCCGCGATGTTCAACGCCGTTTCCCTCTTGACAAGGCTGGTTTACATGTTCTATTCCTCGATGATATCAAATCATTCAGAGATAAGAAGGTTCGCATTTTAAATGGATCGCATACTGCGCTTGTTCCTGTAGGCCTTCAACTGGGATTTAAAACTGTAAAAGAAGCCTTTGATGATAAGCTAGCGGAATCGTTTATCAATAAGATGGTAGCAGAAGAAGTTCTTCCTGTAATTGATGAGGATCAAAATGAGCTTAAGCGTTTCTCAGAGTCGATAATTGAAAGATTCTATAATCCTGCAATTAAGCATTACCTAGAGACCATCTCGCTTAACTCTTTATCGAAGTGGGAAACACGCAACTTCCCTACCCTGAAAGACTGCTATGTAAAAAAAGGGAAGGTGGCATCACTTACTGCATTTTCACTTGCAGCTCTGCTTACTCTATATAGCGGTAAATCAGAAATCACTTTCATTCCTAACGATACTCCCGAACATGTAAAGTTCATTCAAACTGTTTGGAATAGCGAGAATATTTTAGAAACTGTTTCTCAAATTCTCTCGAACAGGGATATCTGGAAGGAAAACCTAATGAGCATTGAACCTTTAGCACCAACTGTAGCGGGCTTTGTTCAAAGCATCCTTTCTGTTGGAATGCGCAAATCCTTAGAAGCGGTTCTTAATTCATAA
- a CDS encoding MFS transporter, which translates to MTNVRNVTNYRWVIAALLLFATTVNYMDRNVIGFLKSFFCSPVEEGGFGWSNSDFAFVTSFFTAFYAGVTIIAGWVIDKIGTKLGLALSLIIWSVFGVLNAFAGKTVALHVAIRSLFGVGEAGNFPASIKTVAEWFPKKERALATGIFNSGSNMGAMISALFVPWCMVYFGSELGWKMAFILTGSAGFIWLIFWFIFYGTPKAMLAKGKVSKEEFDYIHSDDIVTSNGTEAKEKVSWFRLFSYRQTWSFFFGKFMTDGIWWFLLFWLPDYLKKQFDMTTQEVMWPTFIVFGIAIIGSVFGGSLPMMLINRGMETYKARMTAMLMIAILPLVLLSTQYFGNVDHFGSWASVLAVAVICIGGAAHQAWSANLFTTVSDMFPKKAVASVTGIGAMAGGIGGVLVQLLAGGLTDFYVETPKTAYLIMFAVCSVAYLIAWVIMKTFVPKYRPITDL; encoded by the coding sequence ATGACTAACGTACGTAATGTAACGAATTATCGCTGGGTGATTGCAGCTCTTTTGCTATTTGCCACTACAGTGAATTACATGGACAGAAACGTAATCGGTTTCTTGAAATCCTTCTTCTGCTCACCTGTAGAAGAGGGCGGATTTGGATGGTCAAACTCTGATTTTGCCTTTGTTACCTCATTCTTTACCGCTTTTTATGCGGGGGTTACAATTATCGCAGGATGGGTTATTGATAAAATTGGAACAAAGTTAGGTTTGGCCCTTTCGCTAATTATTTGGTCTGTATTTGGAGTTTTAAATGCTTTCGCAGGAAAGACAGTTGCCCTACACGTTGCAATTCGAAGCCTTTTTGGCGTTGGCGAAGCAGGTAACTTTCCAGCATCAATAAAGACTGTTGCCGAATGGTTTCCAAAAAAGGAACGTGCTCTAGCAACAGGTATCTTTAACAGCGGCTCTAACATGGGTGCTATGATTTCGGCCCTGTTTGTACCTTGGTGTATGGTTTACTTTGGCTCCGAATTGGGCTGGAAGATGGCCTTTATCCTTACAGGATCTGCTGGTTTTATCTGGTTAATATTTTGGTTTATCTTCTACGGTACGCCTAAAGCCATGTTGGCTAAAGGAAAAGTTTCTAAAGAGGAGTTCGACTACATTCATAGCGACGATATAGTTACCTCTAATGGTACAGAAGCGAAGGAAAAGGTGAGCTGGTTTAGGCTTTTTTCCTACCGTCAAACTTGGTCGTTCTTCTTTGGCAAGTTTATGACAGATGGCATTTGGTGGTTCCTGTTGTTTTGGTTACCTGATTACCTCAAAAAACAATTCGACATGACCACTCAGGAAGTGATGTGGCCCACCTTTATTGTGTTTGGTATTGCCATTATAGGTAGCGTATTTGGAGGTAGCCTTCCAATGATGCTTATCAACAGAGGTATGGAAACATATAAGGCTCGAATGACTGCGATGCTAATGATTGCAATTCTTCCTCTAGTGCTTTTATCTACTCAGTATTTTGGTAATGTAGACCATTTTGGATCTTGGGCAAGCGTGCTAGCTGTAGCTGTCATCTGTATTGGCGGTGCTGCTCATCAGGCTTGGTCTGCAAACCTCTTTACAACTGTTTCTGATATGTTTCCTAAAAAAGCAGTCGCCTCGGTAACGGGTATTGGAGCAATGGCTGGAGGTATTGGAGGCGTTTTGGTTCAACTACTTGCTGGAGGACTAACCGACTTCTATGTAGAAACGCCTAAGACTGCATATCTTATTATGTTTGCCGTTTGTTCAGTGGCCTATTTAATTGCTTGGGTCATAATGAAGACATTCGTGCCAAAGTATAGGCCAATTACTGATTTGTAG
- a CDS encoding bifunctional 4-hydroxy-2-oxoglutarate aldolase/2-dehydro-3-deoxy-phosphogluconate aldolase — MAKFTRIQVALKMAETGMVPVFYHKDIDVAKQVIKACYEGGVRVFEFTNRGDFAHEIFGELNKWVAKECPEMTLGVGSIIDSGTASLYIQLGANFIVAPLINEDVARTCNRRKILWSPGCGSLSEISKAEELGAEIVKVFPGSSVGGPGFVSAVKGPCPWTSIMPTGGVEPTEESLTKWFKAGVTCVGMGSNLFPASVIEAKNWKSITDLCKFALDTIKKLKTT, encoded by the coding sequence ATGGCAAAATTTACTAGAATTCAGGTAGCATTAAAAATGGCGGAAACAGGAATGGTTCCTGTTTTCTACCATAAGGATATTGATGTTGCCAAACAGGTGATAAAGGCTTGTTATGAGGGCGGCGTTCGCGTATTTGAGTTTACCAATAGAGGCGATTTTGCTCACGAAATATTTGGTGAACTAAATAAGTGGGTTGCCAAAGAGTGCCCAGAAATGACACTTGGGGTTGGTTCTATTATCGATTCAGGAACAGCATCTCTTTACATACAACTAGGAGCTAACTTTATTGTAGCTCCTCTTATAAATGAAGATGTTGCTAGAACTTGTAATCGACGTAAGATCCTTTGGTCTCCTGGATGTGGTTCTCTTTCCGAGATATCGAAAGCAGAAGAATTGGGTGCTGAGATTGTAAAGGTATTCCCTGGATCATCAGTTGGAGGACCTGGTTTTGTTTCGGCAGTAAAAGGACCTTGCCCTTGGACTAGCATTATGCCTACTGGTGGAGTTGAGCCTACAGAGGAAAGTCTGACAAAATGGTTTAAGGCAGGTGTAACCTGTGTGGGAATGGGCTCGAATCTATTTCCAGCCAGCGTCATTGAAGCCAAAAACTGGAAGTCTATAACAGACCTCTGCAAGTTTGCACTTGACACAATAAAAAAACTAAAAACAACCTAA